TATGGAGGCTGGCCTTTTTCGAGCCAAAGCGGGACAGGTGACAACCACCACAACCAACAGACTCTTAGAATCAGAAGATTCTTTAAAATAAGATATTTGATTATAGGGACGCAGGGAGAAGCGAGCGCTCGATGCCCGAAAACCGGATCATGCTGGACGTCCTGAAAGGCGAAGCGGTGTTCCCACCGCCTCTTTGGATGATGCGCCAGGCCGGGCGTTACCTGCCTGAGTATCGCGAGACGCGCAGACAGGCCGGTTCGTTCCTCGATCTTTGCTACAACCCAGACCTGGCCGTGGAAGTCACGCTGCAGCCTATCGAGCGCTTCGGCTTCGATGCTTCGATCCTGTTTTCCGATATCCTTGTCGTTCCCCATGCGCTTGGCCGCGATGTCCGCTTCGAGGAGGGACGCGGGCCGCTGCTGACGCCGATCACGCCGGCTGAAATCGCGGCTCTGGATGGCCAAACGTTTCACGTGAATCTCGAACCGGTTTATGAAACCGTGCGGCGATTGCGGACAAAACTGCCCGGTGAAACGACGCTGATCGGTTTCTGTGGCGCGCCGTGGACCGTGGCGACCTACATGATCGCCGGCCATGGAACGCCGGACCAGGCGCCGGCGCGGCTTTTCGCCTATCGCGAGCCTGCAGCCTTTCTCCAGTTGCTCAAGGTGCTCGCCGATCATTCCGCGGCCTATCTGATCCGCCAGATCGAGGCAGGCGCGGACGTGGTGCAGATTTTCGATTCATGGTCGGGCGTGCTCGACGATGCGTCTTTCGAACTGTTTTGCGTTGAGCCGGTGGCGGAGATCGTCAGGCAGGTTCGAGCCGTTTATCCCGGTGTCCCCATCATCGGCTTTCCGAAGGGCGCTGGTGCTCGCTACCAGAGCTATCGCGAGAAGACCGGCGTAACGGGGCTTGGGATCGATTGGACAGTGCCCCTGACGGCGGCGAGGGATTTGCAGCGCTCGGGTGCCGTCCAGGGCAATCTCGATCCCTTGCGCCTCGTGGCTGGCGGCAGGGCCCTGTCGGATGGGGTCGAGGCGATCCTGAAGTCGCTTGGGAATGGACCGCTGATCTTCAACCTAGGCCACGGCATCACGCCGGAAACGCCGATCGCGCATGTCGAGGCGATGGTGAGGATGGTACGGAGCGCGACACGCTGATGGCCGAGATGAACAACACGAGCACCGGCCAGGCGATGAGACGCATGGTCATTGGGATAACTGTCCTGATCGTTTTGTCGGCGGTGCTGTTTTTCTTCGCTCCAGACGGGTTCTATCCGTGGGCGAAGGCGATCCATGTCATCGCGGTCATCTCGTGGATGGCGGGAATGCTGTATCTGCCGCGGCTGCTGGTCTATCACGCCGATGCAGAGAAGGGTTCCGTGCAGTCGGAAACGTTCAAGGTGATGGAGCGCCGTCTGCTGCGCGGTATCATCAATCCGGCGATGATCGCCACCTGGGTGTTCGGGCTGTGGCTGGCCTGGAAGGGCTTTGCGTTCCACGGCGGTTGGCTGCACGCGAAGATCGCGGCGGTGCTTCTCTTGTCCGCGGTCCATGGCTATCTGGCCGGCGCCGTGCGCAAATTTGCTGGGGATCGCAACGAAAAACCGGCGCGGCACTGGCGGATCGTCAACGAGATCCCCACATTGCTGATGATAGCGATTGTCATCCTGGTGATCGTCAAGCCGTTCTGACATCGTCTGGTCGCAAAAGGCAGCTTGCTCTTTCAGCGGACCGACGATAAAAGACGGGCCTTCCTTCCCGTCATGCGCCGCCCTTCATTGCTTTCGGCCGCGCCAGGCATTCATCGCATCCCGCCTATTTTTTCCCAAAGCTTACCCAGACTCCATCTATTCAAGGTCCGTCTATGCAGGAAATGAAACTCGCAGAGTTCAAGAACAAGAAGCCGCCTGAGCTGATCGCTTATGCCGAATCGCTCGAGGTCGAGAACGCCAGCGTCATGCGCAAGCAGGAACTGATGTTCGCGATCCTGAAGAAGCTGGCCGCACAGGATGTCGAGATCATCGGCGACGGTGTCGTCGAAGTGCTGCAGGACGGTTTCGGCTTCCTGCGTTCGGCCAATGCAAATTATCTGCCGGGTCCCGACGATATCTACATTTCGCCGTCGCAGATCCGGCGCTTTTCGCTGAAGACCGGCGACACGGTCGAAGGGCCGATCCGCAGTCCGAAAGAGGGCGAGCGCTATTTCGCGCTGCTCAAGGTCAACACGATCAATTTCGACGATCCGGAAAAGATCCGCCATAAGATTCATTTCGACAATCTGACGCCGCTCTATCCGACCTCGCGGCTGAAGATGGAAATGGAGGTTCCTACTTCCAAGGACATCTCCGCGCGCGTCATCGACCTGGTGGCACCGCTCGGCAAGGGCCAGCGCGCTCTGATCGTGGCGCAGCCGCGCACCGGCAAGACCGTGCTGCTGCAGAACATTGCCCACTCGATCACCACCAATCATCCGGAATGCTATCTGATCGTTCTTCTGATCGACGAGCGTCCCGAGGAAGTGACCGACATGCAGCGTTCGGTGAAGGGGGAGGTCGTGTCCTCGACCTTCGACGAGCCGGCGGTGCGTCACGTCCAGGTCGCCGAAATGGTCATCGAGAAGGCCAAGCGCCTGGTCGAGCATGGCCGCGACGTCGTTATCCTGCTGGATTCGATCACCCGCCTTGGCCGCGCCTACAACACCGTGGTGCCGTCATCCGGCAAGGTGCTGACCGGCGGTGTCGACGCCAATGCGCTGCAGCGGCCGAAGCGCTTCTTCGGTGCTGCCCGCAACATCGAGGAAGGCGGCTCTCTGACCATCATCGCCACCGCGCTGATCGACACCGGCAGCCGCATGGACGAAGTCATCTTCGAAGAGTTCAAGGGCACCGGCAATTCGGAAATCGTGCTCGACCGCAAGGTTGCCGACAAGCGCATCTATCCGGCCATGGACATCCTCAAGTCCGGCACTCGCAAGGAAGACTTGCTGGTGGCGCGCGCGGACCTGCAGAAGATCTTCGTGCTGCGCCGCATCCTGGCGCCGATGGGAACGACCGATGCGATCGAGTTCCTCATCGACAAGCTCAAGCAGACCAAGACCAACGCCGACTTCTTCGATTCGATGAACACCTGATCGGATTGGTGGCAGCCTGACGTCACGGTTTGATGGCGTTGGCTGCTCAGGCAACACGAACGTTCTTGAAAGCCTCGGTCCGATCTTCGGACCGGGGTTTTTTCTTGTGGTCGGCGGCGGATTTGAATCGGGTCCGTTCCGTTATGGCAAAACATTGGCGTGCCCGCGGCGGAGCAGACGTTTGAGTTCCTCGGGGTCAATGATCTGAGGCAGGCAGACCTGTCCGGTACAAAGCCAGGCGCCGGACTTGTCGGTTGGCGGCAAGATACCACCCGGCAATATCGGTCGATTCGCTTCCGAACCGATCGGCACGACGATATCGACGCGACGTGGGTCGGGATTCCGATTCGCTACCGGAACAAGCCCTGAATCATCCGGCCCTGAATCATCCGGGTTGTCGACCAGCACCAGTTTCATTGGTTCGATCGCCAGCGCGCAGGCGTTGACAATGCCTGCCTGGCCGTAGGCCTGGCGCGCGACGCGACCGGCCGCATGTTCAGCGACGTTCCAGGCTCTTTCCTGAAGGGCGATCTCGCCACTGGCGGAAGACAAGCGAACCAGCGCTTCGATGATCTGGCCAGTTGCCGAGGGAATGGCCTCGTCGACATCGCCCCTGATCCGAATCGGCACGTCGGTGCTGTCGGAGGCGGTCAGATAGTAGCCACTTTTCCCGGTATCCTCATGCCATTGGTTGAGCTGTTCGACGAAGTGGTGGGCACGCTCGACATAGCTTGGCCTGCCGGTGGCCTCGTAAAGCGAAATCGCCGCGTTGGTCATTGCCGCGTAATCGCTGGACATGGCGGGAAACAGTTTGCGCAGGCCGAGCATAGAATGCGGCAGGCGGCCGTCCTGGCTCGCGCCGTCGATGTGAGCAAACGCTGTCTTCGCGGCCGCGACCCAGTCCGGCCGGTTGAGAGATCGTCCGGCCTCGGCAAGCGCTGCAATCATCAGGCCGTTCCAGTCGGTGAGCGTCTTGCCGTCGCGACCGGGCCTTACGCGCGTTTCCCGAGCCGCAAGGAGTCTGTCTTTCAGCGGGCCAAGGCGTTCGCGATCAGCCGTGCTCTCGGTTTGCTGGGACGCAGACTGGTGGACAATCGGTTTTCCTTCCCAGCTGTGCGGCTTGGAAAGTGTTAAGTATTTGAAAAACAAGGCGGAATCGTCGCCGAGAACGGCTTCGATCTCGGCTCGGTCCCACGTGTAGAACAGCCCTTCCTCGCCGTCGCTGTCGGCATCGAGGCTTGCGGCAAAGGCGCCGCCTTCGACACGCATTTCGCGGAGCAGCCAGTCGATGGTTTCTTCGATTCGTATCCGGAACAAATCATTCCCGGTCTCGGCATAGGCCCAGTTGCACAGCCGGATCAGCTGGGCGTTGTCATAGAGCATCTTTTCGAAATGCGGCACCAGCCACTCCGCATCGGTCGAATAGCGGCTGAGCCCGCCGCCGATATGGTCGTATATGCCGCCGGCCAACATCCGCTCCAGGCTGACGAGGACGGCGTCGCGATGCGAAATGTTCCCGTCCCGCAGCCAGGACAGCCAGAGTGTCAGCATGAAGGGCGCGTTCGGGAATTTTGGCGCACCGCGCAGGCCGCCGAGATCCCTGTCGATCATCCCATCGATTCCCACAGCGAGATTTGCGAGCGTATCGCGCTCAAGCGTGGCCTTTGCATGGATGCCGGCAAGCCGAGCCTCGACATGAGCGGTCAGGCCGTCGGCGCTTTGGCCAAGGCTTTCCCTCTTTTCGCGCCAGGCCTTGTCGACGGCTTCCATGACCTGGATGAACCCCGGACGTCCATAGCGCGGCTCGCGTGGAAAATAGGTGCCGCCCCAGAAAGGCTTTCCCTCCGGAGTGAGGAACATGGTCAGCGGCCAACCGCCCTGTTCGCCCATCGAGGACAGGGCGGCCATGTAGATCTGGTCGATGTCCGGCCGTTCCTCGCGGTCGACCTTGATATTGACGAAGAGACGGTTCATGACCGCTGCCACGCCGTCATGTTCGAAGCTTTCATGTGCCATGACGTGGCACCAGTGGCAGGCGGCGTAGCCGATCGAGAGCAGAATGGGCCGGTTAAGTGTCCTTGCTTCGGCCAGCGACGCCGGAGACCATGCCCGCCAATGCACCGGATTGCCGCTGTGCTGCTGCAGATAGGGGCTGGCTTCTTCGGCAAGCAGGTTCTTGGCAGGCAATATCACAATGAGGCAATCCGGCAGGGATGATCGGAACGATGAGGCTAAAGCAATTCCAGGAAAAGTGTGAAACGGTTTTCCTTCCGGAATTGCGTCAAAGCAAAATGACCGAGCGGTTCGGCGGGGTGGGCAAATGATTTCGGGGGAAACGATTGTCGCACTTTCCAGCGGACGCCTGCCGGCGGGCGTGGCCATTATCCGTATTTCGGGACCACGGACTCGATTCGTAGTCGAAACGATTGCCGGAAGCATGGTCAAGGCCCGTCTGGCGACTTTGCGCAAACTCAGGGCGCTGGATAAAACCGTGCTCGATACCGGTCTCGTGCTGTTTTTTCCCGGCCCGGACAGTTTTACTGGTGACGACGTGGCGGAATTTCAGGTCCATGGCGGGCGCGCCGTGGTGGCAAGGGTACTGGAAACCATCACTGGCTTCGAGGGTGTAAGGCATGCGGAGCCTGGGGAATTCACCCGACGCGCCTTTTTGAATGGCAAGCTTGATCTGGTTGAGACGGAGGCCCTGGCGGATCTGGTCAATGCGGAGACCGAAGCCCAGCGGCGTTTCGCCGTTCTCAACGCCGAGGGCGTCCAGAGCGAGCTCTATCTTGGCTGGCGTCGTCGGCTCATCCATGCGCGGGCCATGATCGAAGCCGAGATCGACTTTGCCGATGAGGACGATGTGCCCGGTTCCGTTTCGGATACGGTCTGGTCCGATGTTAATGTGATGATTGAAGAGATCGATCGTCACATCGCCGGGTTCCGTGCCGCCGAGATCATCCGAGACGGGTTCGAAGTCGTCATTCTCGGCGCGCCGAATGCGGGAAAGTCGAGTCTGTTCAACGCGCTGGCACGGCGCGATGCCGCTATTGTAACGGATGAGCCAGGAACGACGCGGGACATTCTCGAAGTGACGCTCGATGTCGAGGGACTTCGGATAAGGGTGATCGACACTGCCGGCCTGCGCGACACGCCGGGAAAGATCGAGGCTATCGGCATCGAAAAGGCGAGGAACAGGGCTGGGGGAGCGAATCTGGTTCTCCTGCTGGAGGATATGCTCAATCCAGTCGGCATCGTGGGGCTGCCCGTCGAAGTCCCGATCCTGAAGGTTGGCACGAAACTTGATCTTCTGGGCGGATCGCAAGCTGCCGGATCTGACCAACGCTACGAGATCGCCATTTCGACCAGGGACGGAAGCGGTATCGCCGAATTGCTGAAGCATATTGCGGATCGAGCTTCTGCCCAGATCGGCGTGCCCGGGGACATCTTGCCATCGCGCCTCAGGCATGTCGAACTGCTCAAAGAGACGGGCAGCTTTCTGGCCCGAGCAATAGCGAGAGACATTGCCGTGCAAGAGTTGCGGGCCGAGGAGCTGCGGCTGGCAGCGGACCGGCTTGGCCGGATCGTCGGAGCGGTTGATGTCGAGGACATGCTGGACGTGATCTTTTCCCAGTTCTGCATTGGGAAATGACTCACGTGAAACAATTCAGGCTCAGCAGGCATGCTCGCTTTGGTGACTCACGTGAAACAGGGGTGACCTGTGACTCACGTGAAACATGGTAGAACGGCGTGG
The nucleotide sequence above comes from Mesorhizobium shangrilense. Encoded proteins:
- the mnmE gene encoding tRNA uridine-5-carboxymethylaminomethyl(34) synthesis GTPase MnmE; amino-acid sequence: MISGETIVALSSGRLPAGVAIIRISGPRTRFVVETIAGSMVKARLATLRKLRALDKTVLDTGLVLFFPGPDSFTGDDVAEFQVHGGRAVVARVLETITGFEGVRHAEPGEFTRRAFLNGKLDLVETEALADLVNAETEAQRRFAVLNAEGVQSELYLGWRRRLIHARAMIEAEIDFADEDDVPGSVSDTVWSDVNVMIEEIDRHIAGFRAAEIIRDGFEVVILGAPNAGKSSLFNALARRDAAIVTDEPGTTRDILEVTLDVEGLRIRVIDTAGLRDTPGKIEAIGIEKARNRAGGANLVLLLEDMLNPVGIVGLPVEVPILKVGTKLDLLGGSQAAGSDQRYEIAISTRDGSGIAELLKHIADRASAQIGVPGDILPSRLRHVELLKETGSFLARAIARDIAVQELRAEELRLAADRLGRIVGAVDVEDMLDVIFSQFCIGK
- the rho gene encoding transcription termination factor Rho translates to MQEMKLAEFKNKKPPELIAYAESLEVENASVMRKQELMFAILKKLAAQDVEIIGDGVVEVLQDGFGFLRSANANYLPGPDDIYISPSQIRRFSLKTGDTVEGPIRSPKEGERYFALLKVNTINFDDPEKIRHKIHFDNLTPLYPTSRLKMEMEVPTSKDISARVIDLVAPLGKGQRALIVAQPRTGKTVLLQNIAHSITTNHPECYLIVLLIDERPEEVTDMQRSVKGEVVSSTFDEPAVRHVQVAEMVIEKAKRLVEHGRDVVILLDSITRLGRAYNTVVPSSGKVLTGGVDANALQRPKRFFGAARNIEEGGSLTIIATALIDTGSRMDEVIFEEFKGTGNSEIVLDRKVADKRIYPAMDILKSGTRKEDLLVARADLQKIFVLRRILAPMGTTDAIEFLIDKLKQTKTNADFFDSMNT
- the hemE gene encoding uroporphyrinogen decarboxylase → MPENRIMLDVLKGEAVFPPPLWMMRQAGRYLPEYRETRRQAGSFLDLCYNPDLAVEVTLQPIERFGFDASILFSDILVVPHALGRDVRFEEGRGPLLTPITPAEIAALDGQTFHVNLEPVYETVRRLRTKLPGETTLIGFCGAPWTVATYMIAGHGTPDQAPARLFAYREPAAFLQLLKVLADHSAAYLIRQIEAGADVVQIFDSWSGVLDDASFELFCVEPVAEIVRQVRAVYPGVPIIGFPKGAGARYQSYREKTGVTGLGIDWTVPLTAARDLQRSGAVQGNLDPLRLVAGGRALSDGVEAILKSLGNGPLIFNLGHGITPETPIAHVEAMVRMVRSATR
- the hemJ gene encoding protoporphyrinogen oxidase HemJ, which encodes MAEMNNTSTGQAMRRMVIGITVLIVLSAVLFFFAPDGFYPWAKAIHVIAVISWMAGMLYLPRLLVYHADAEKGSVQSETFKVMERRLLRGIINPAMIATWVFGLWLAWKGFAFHGGWLHAKIAAVLLLSAVHGYLAGAVRKFAGDRNEKPARHWRIVNEIPTLLMIAIVILVIVKPF
- a CDS encoding thioredoxin domain-containing protein, producing MILPAKNLLAEEASPYLQQHSGNPVHWRAWSPASLAEARTLNRPILLSIGYAACHWCHVMAHESFEHDGVAAVMNRLFVNIKVDREERPDIDQIYMAALSSMGEQGGWPLTMFLTPEGKPFWGGTYFPREPRYGRPGFIQVMEAVDKAWREKRESLGQSADGLTAHVEARLAGIHAKATLERDTLANLAVGIDGMIDRDLGGLRGAPKFPNAPFMLTLWLSWLRDGNISHRDAVLVSLERMLAGGIYDHIGGGLSRYSTDAEWLVPHFEKMLYDNAQLIRLCNWAYAETGNDLFRIRIEETIDWLLREMRVEGGAFAASLDADSDGEEGLFYTWDRAEIEAVLGDDSALFFKYLTLSKPHSWEGKPIVHQSASQQTESTADRERLGPLKDRLLAARETRVRPGRDGKTLTDWNGLMIAALAEAGRSLNRPDWVAAAKTAFAHIDGASQDGRLPHSMLGLRKLFPAMSSDYAAMTNAAISLYEATGRPSYVERAHHFVEQLNQWHEDTGKSGYYLTASDSTDVPIRIRGDVDEAIPSATGQIIEALVRLSSASGEIALQERAWNVAEHAAGRVARQAYGQAGIVNACALAIEPMKLVLVDNPDDSGPDDSGLVPVANRNPDPRRVDIVVPIGSEANRPILPGGILPPTDKSGAWLCTGQVCLPQIIDPEELKRLLRRGHANVLP